From Oryza brachyantha chromosome 9, ObraRS2, whole genome shotgun sequence, a single genomic window includes:
- the LOC102708743 gene encoding FCS-Like Zinc finger 6 — protein sequence MMVGKRGRGGGKNSAAVPMRRTTSMTEFSPPDVLAVVAEEEGEDMEAMVVVDGCGGGDDDGRQDWLASFGGGGGRGGGGGAPGQDWLAAYRARAAPARAGIRRNSADYCAVETAAFLRACGLCRRRLGPGRDTFMYKGEAAFCSLECRQQHMTQEEWNDKCAVLTSRKKEAPANGRARSSKATTGGTVAAA from the exons ATGATGGTGgggaagagggggaggggagggggcaagaacagcgccgccgtcccgaTGAGGCGGACGACGAGCATGACGGAGTTCTCGCCGCCGGACGtgctggcggtggtggcggaggaggagggtgaggATATGGAggcgatggtggtggtggacggATGCGGTggcggggacgacgacgggcggcaggACTGGCTGGCGTCGttcgggggaggaggaggaagaggagggggagggggcgcGCCGGGGCAGGACTGGCTGGCGGCgtaccgcgcgcgcgcggcgccggcgcgggcggggaTCAGGCGGAACTCAGCGGACTACTGCGCCGTCGAGACCGCCGCGTTCCTCCGCGCCTGcggcctctgccgccgccgcctcggccctgGCCGCGACACCTTCATGTACAA GGGCGAGGCGGCGTTCTGCAGCCTGGAGTGCAGGCAGCAGCACATGACGCAGGAGGAGTGGAACGACAAGTGCGCGGTTTTGACGTCCAGGAAGAAGGAGGCGCCGGCGAACGGCCGCGCCCGCTCCAGCAAGGCCACCACCGGcggcacggtggcggcggcctga